The Aedes albopictus strain Foshan chromosome 1, AalbF5, whole genome shotgun sequence genomic interval TAAGCTGCTCTAAAGtttcattttgaaaattttggctgaataagtagtgattcagctatcattgttaatTGGGATGCGACGacttttgttagttgggatggATCATTGAAACCATTTTCATTAAAAGTTTTGTGATTTTAGCAAGAAGACTGCTTATTTGAATGAGTTATGATGAATGAAAGATGGTTTCTTGACCCGTAAGGCATTCATTAGATATTGCTATCAATTTGCTCGAAACATTCTTTTCACAGAACCTCTTCCAAAACCGCTTTACTAAATCTCCAAATCTCTCTCCTCCCCTTCGATCCAGGTCTCCAAACCTCGCAGGATGCCCGCTTCTACGCCATGTCGGCCAAGTTCACGCCGTTCTCCAACAAGGACGACACCCTGGTCATCCAGTTCTCGGTTAAGCACGAGCAGAACATCGACTGCGGTGGCGGCTACCTGAAGGTCTTCGACTGCAAGGTCGACCAGAAGGACTTGCACGGTGATTCACCGTACCTGGTCATGTTCGGTCCGGACATTTGCGGCCCCGGCACCAAGAAGGTCCATGTCATCTTCAGCTACAAGGGCAAGAACCACCTGATCAACAAGGACATCCGCTGCAAGGACGACGTCTACACCCACTTCTACACGCTGGTCGTCAAATCGGACAACACCTACGAGGTGCTGATCGACAACGAGAAGGTTGAATCCGGCTCCCTGGAGGAGGACTGGGACTTCCTGCCACCCAAGAAGATCAAGGATCCCGAAGCCAAGAAGCCGGAAGACTGGGATGACCGTGCCACCATCGCCGATCCAGATGACACCAAGCCCGAGGACTGGGACAAACCAGAGCACATCCCCGATCCGGACGCCACCAAGCCCGACGATTGGGATGACGAGATGGACGGCGAATGGGAACCCCCAATGATCGACAACCCCGAATATAAGGGCGAATGGAAACCCAAGCAGATCGACAACCCCAACTACAAGGGCGTCTGGGTTCACCCGGAAATCGACAACCCCGAGTACGTCGAGGACAAGGATCTGTACTTGCGCGAGGAGGTTTGCGCCGTCGGTCTGGATCTGTGGCAGGTCAAGTCCGGAACCATCTTCGACAACTTCATGATCACCAACGACGTCGAAGCGGCCAAGAAGGCCGCCGCCACCTTCAAGGAcacccaggagggcgagaagaagatCAAGGAAGCCCAGGAAGCTGAAGAGCGCAAGAAGGCCGAAGAGGAAGCCAAGGCCGCCGAAGCCGACAAGGATGACGAAGATCTGGACGACGAAGAAGACGAAGAGAACACCCTGGGTGAAGCCACCGAAGTCGAAGACGAGGGACACGATGAGCTGTAAGCGGTGACGAGACGAGGCCAGGCCACCCGCCCTACCTCTCTCTCAAGATGTGCATTTAGGAGGACGTCATCATCTTAACTTATTCGATCTTTTCTCGCATCCCTATATGGAGCTACTTTCGtcaaaaatgatcatttttggttTGTTGTCGTTATAGAAAAAATGCCGACTTCGGTGTTGGCATTTCGGGGAGTGCTCAAACTGCAAAAATCGGTATTCTTATACCGAGCGTCGGTGAAATCTTAACACCAAAGTCGGTTGTTTTTCTTTAGTGTGTATCATAGCAACAGTGTTAGGGGTGACTATGTTAAAATAGTCACTGAATACCTTTTCGGAAGACAAGTCAGCATGTCGGTGGTTTAGTTTCATATGTTTGCGTGCGAAATTTCAACTAGAACTAAAACATTTGTGCTAGGAACCGAAGAGAGTGAAGGAAGCTGCGGGGTTTTGAACAGCGCACCCGTTTAGCTACAAATGAATAACTTGATAAGTCTGAATAATATTTGTTTTAAAAACTGTAACCGCGGGCCCATGGCCGTATTCGTAGTAGGCTAGAGATGTCGCAGTTTGCTCAGTCGATTAAAACTACAATCTTTTAGTCGAAAACTTCGACTAATTGATTGTCCAACTGGAATCGATTGCAAATTGGTCGTTTGATAAAAAGCGACGTCTCTAAACAATAGGAACAACAATAATGCCGAGTCGAGGCGTCGTGTGTTTCGAATCTCCAACTATAGATCGACAAAAGGCGAGAGATGAAG includes:
- the LOC109415611 gene encoding calreticulin, which translates into the protein MHTFGKVLAVLSVVALVAAEVYFEETFKDDSWEKNWVQSEHKGVEYGKFVRTAGKFFNDEENDKGLQTSQDARFYAMSAKFTPFSNKDDTLVIQFSVKHEQNIDCGGGYLKVFDCKVDQKDLHGDSPYLVMFGPDICGPGTKKVHVIFSYKGKNHLINKDIRCKDDVYTHFYTLVVKSDNTYEVLIDNEKVESGSLEEDWDFLPPKKIKDPEAKKPEDWDDRATIADPDDTKPEDWDKPEHIPDPDATKPDDWDDEMDGEWEPPMIDNPEYKGEWKPKQIDNPNYKGVWVHPEIDNPEYVEDKDLYLREEVCAVGLDLWQVKSGTIFDNFMITNDVEAAKKAAATFKDTQEGEKKIKEAQEAEERKKAEEEAKAAEADKDDEDLDDEEDEENTLGEATEVEDEGHDEL